The following are from one region of the Syngnathus typhle isolate RoL2023-S1 ecotype Sweden linkage group LG22, RoL_Styp_1.0, whole genome shotgun sequence genome:
- the LOC133146149 gene encoding phospholipase A and acyltransferase 2-like isoform X2: MDLETQIEEITSTAKFGDLIEFSYPIGYSHWGVYDDDGHVIHFAVAEEGHVLGNIRTSLQSWFPVCGDLLLGATRIRRVPLGEVNVPKGVHILISNNRHAFKASSPEEIRRRRDALEDVELPYNLFWLNCEHFATFVRYGKAICNQIPTKAKNEETESATSTFQEIVDSKADKEPS, encoded by the exons ATGGACCTGGAGACGCAG ATTGAGGAGATCACATCAACGGCCAAATTCGGAGACCTGATTGAATTCTCGTACCCGATCGGCTACTCGCACTGGGGCGTGTATGATGACGACGGCCATGTGATCCACTTTGCCGTGGCAG AGGAGGGCCATGTCTTGGGCAACATCCGCACATCACTCCAAAGCTGGTTCCCCGTCTGCGGTGACCTGCTACTGGGCGCCACCCGTATTCGCCGGGTTCCGCTCGGCGAGGTCAACGTCCCCAAAGGCGTCCACATCCTGATCAGCAACAACCGGCACGCTTTCAAAGCGTCCTCGCCCGAGGAGATAAGGCGGCGGCGGGACGCCCTGGAGGACGTGGAGCTGCCCTACAACCTCTTCTGGCTAAACTGCGAGCACTTTGCCACATTTGTGCGATACGGGAAAGCCATCTGCAATCAG ATTCCCACCAAGGCCAAAAACGAAGAGACCGAGTCAGCTACCAGCACCTTCCAGGAAATCGTTGACTCCAAAGCCGACAAAGAGCCTTCCTAG
- the LOC133146149 gene encoding phospholipase A and acyltransferase 2-like isoform X1 has translation MDLETQAEEPAETCQIEEITSTAKFGDLIEFSYPIGYSHWGVYDDDGHVIHFAVAEEGHVLGNIRTSLQSWFPVCGDLLLGATRIRRVPLGEVNVPKGVHILISNNRHAFKASSPEEIRRRRDALEDVELPYNLFWLNCEHFATFVRYGKAICNQIPTKAKNEETESATSTFQEIVDSKADKEPS, from the exons ATGGACCTGGAGACGCAG gcggaagaacccgccgaaacatgtcag ATTGAGGAGATCACATCAACGGCCAAATTCGGAGACCTGATTGAATTCTCGTACCCGATCGGCTACTCGCACTGGGGCGTGTATGATGACGACGGCCATGTGATCCACTTTGCCGTGGCAG AGGAGGGCCATGTCTTGGGCAACATCCGCACATCACTCCAAAGCTGGTTCCCCGTCTGCGGTGACCTGCTACTGGGCGCCACCCGTATTCGCCGGGTTCCGCTCGGCGAGGTCAACGTCCCCAAAGGCGTCCACATCCTGATCAGCAACAACCGGCACGCTTTCAAAGCGTCCTCGCCCGAGGAGATAAGGCGGCGGCGGGACGCCCTGGAGGACGTGGAGCTGCCCTACAACCTCTTCTGGCTAAACTGCGAGCACTTTGCCACATTTGTGCGATACGGGAAAGCCATCTGCAATCAG ATTCCCACCAAGGCCAAAAACGAAGAGACCGAGTCAGCTACCAGCACCTTCCAGGAAATCGTTGACTCCAAAGCCGACAAAGAGCCTTCCTAG
- the LOC133146148 gene encoding phospholipase A and acyltransferase 2-like isoform X2, translating to MHASKCSNLNCTHTQVNLELSIQRTPSWTWRRSHKIDNDVSRVQIEEISSKAKFGDLIEFSFPIGYSHWAVYDDDGHVIHLPVTDELMLMRTAQAVHKVLASRGKLMPDATRICRVPISEVTLPRGTQIRINNNRHAFTPSSPEEIRRRRDALEDVELVYNYLVLNCEHFATFVRYGKAICNQILTKPQNRETKSATKVFRNIVDSKDPS from the exons ATGCATGCATCAAAGTGTTCAAACCtcaattgcacacacacacaagtcaacCTCGAGCTAAGCATTCAGAGGACTCCATCATGGACCTGGAGGCGCAG TCATAAAATCGATAATGACGTGTCGCGAGTGCAGATTGAGGAGATCTCGTCAAAGGCCAAATTCGGAGACCTGATCGAGTTCTCATTCCCGATCGGGTACTCGCACTGGGCCGTGTACGACGACGATGGCCATGTGATCCACTTGCCTGTGACAG ATGAGCTCATGCTGATGAGGACCGCCCAAGCTGTCCATAAAGTATTGGCCAGCCGAGGCAAACTGATGCCGGACGCCACTCGCATTTGCCGGGTGCCAATTAGCGAGGTCACGCTCCCCCGCGGCACCCAAATACGGATCAACAACAATCGGCACGCCTTCACGCCATCCTCGCCCGAGGAGATAAGGCGGCGGCGTGACGCCCTGGAAGACGTGGAGCTGGTCTACAACTACTTAGTACTGAACTGCGAGCACTTTGCCACATTCGTGCGATACGGGAAAGCCATCTGCAACCAG ATTCTCACCAAGCCCCAAAACAGAGAGACCAAGTCAGCCACCAAAGTCTTCCGGAACATCGTTGACTCCAAAGACCCTTCCTAG
- the LOC133146148 gene encoding phospholipase A and acyltransferase 2-like isoform X1, whose product MQSNLLEHNASKSFRYACIKVFKPQLHTHTSQPRAKHSEDSIMDLEAQIEEISSKAKFGDLIEFSFPIGYSHWAVYDDDGHVIHLPVTDELMLMRTAQAVHKVLASRGKLMPDATRICRVPISEVTLPRGTQIRINNNRHAFTPSSPEEIRRRRDALEDVELVYNYLVLNCEHFATFVRYGKAICNQILTKPQNRETKSATKVFRNIVDSKDPS is encoded by the exons ATGCAGTCCAACCTGCTTGAACACAACGCGTCAAAATCGTTTAGGTATGCATGCATCAAAGTGTTCAAACCtcaattgcacacacacacaagtcaacCTCGAGCTAAGCATTCAGAGGACTCCATCATGGACCTGGAGGCGCAG ATTGAGGAGATCTCGTCAAAGGCCAAATTCGGAGACCTGATCGAGTTCTCATTCCCGATCGGGTACTCGCACTGGGCCGTGTACGACGACGATGGCCATGTGATCCACTTGCCTGTGACAG ATGAGCTCATGCTGATGAGGACCGCCCAAGCTGTCCATAAAGTATTGGCCAGCCGAGGCAAACTGATGCCGGACGCCACTCGCATTTGCCGGGTGCCAATTAGCGAGGTCACGCTCCCCCGCGGCACCCAAATACGGATCAACAACAATCGGCACGCCTTCACGCCATCCTCGCCCGAGGAGATAAGGCGGCGGCGTGACGCCCTGGAAGACGTGGAGCTGGTCTACAACTACTTAGTACTGAACTGCGAGCACTTTGCCACATTCGTGCGATACGGGAAAGCCATCTGCAACCAG ATTCTCACCAAGCCCCAAAACAGAGAGACCAAGTCAGCCACCAAAGTCTTCCGGAACATCGTTGACTCCAAAGACCCTTCCTAG
- the angel2 gene encoding protein angel homolog 2 isoform X2: protein MLSGVGTGLLPQHLPVFRLGFVCFIKALRWRTTSRLVSTSTGLTMEHEPPSKRKRSAEKKILKDERTIKGLDAGRESCLRDTSPPGTDLDFNSTHVTRTFKDQSESKDGGCVPHPHRGSEEESPGASSEEAVAGSPPPEIEAVVRHAQGWKSLLPRRWEASPVGAAPRSPHVGGRRLDFSVMSYNILSQELLRANGYLYSGCPPAALSWRHRLHNLLAELHHYDADVLCLQEVQEDHFENQIRPALHAQGYECVYKKRTGKNPDGCAVAFKTSRFSLLSSNPVEYFRPGDALLNRDNVGLVLLLRPSGAAADDFVCVANTHLLYNPRRGDVKLAQLAILLAEIGRSARLSDGAAHPVLLCGDFNSTPWSPLFAFLTNGRLDYRHLPVGTVSGQENTSRGQRLLECPIWSPALGINQRCQYESASAASSSSAAAEQESSQLTAKEVAQRAVADKSRKRWRLEHGVPLRSCYPPYLAPDGRGAVTTCHSRCAMMVDYILYTPCESLPGGRGLQLLGRLSLVGQPELDRVDRLPNARHSSDHLPLLARFRWMVGERS, encoded by the exons ATGTTGAGCGGCGTTGGGACAGGCCTCCTTCCCCAACATCTGCCCGTCTTCCGGCTGGGATTCGTCTGCTTCATCAAGGCTCTTCGCTGGAGGACAACTTCTCGTTTGGTGTCCACCTCCACCGGCCTCACGATGGAGCATGAGCCTCCTTCCAAACGCAAAAGGAGCGCTGAGAAGAAGATTCTAAAAGATGAGAGGACAATCAAAGGATTAGACGCCGGGAGGGAATCCTGCTTGAGGGACACAAGTCCACCTGGGACGGATTTAGATTTTAACAGCACACACGTGACGAGGACTTTTAAGGACCAGAGCGAGAGCAAAGACGGAGGCTGCGTGCCGCATCCACACCGCGGGTCGGAGGAGGAGTCACCCGGAGCTTCCTCGGAGGAAGCGGTCGCGGGGAGCCCTCCGCCCGAAATTGAGGCGGTTGTCCGTCATGCGCAAG GTTGGAAGTCGCTGCTGCCCAGACGCTGGGAGGCGTCGCCAGTCGGCGCCGCGCCCAGGTCGCCGCACGTGGGCGGCAGAAGGTTGGACTTCTCGGTGATGTCGTACAACATCCTATCGCAGGAGCTGTTGCGGGCCAACGGCTACTTGTACTCAGGTTGCCCGCCCGCCGCCCTGAGCTGGCGGCACCGGCTTCACAACCTGCTGGCCGAGCTGCACCACTACGACGCTGAC GTGCTGTGTCTTCAGGAAGTTCAGGAGGACCACTTTGAAAATCAAATCAGGCCCGCGCTACATGCACAAG GTTACGAGTGCGTGTACAAGAAGCGTACGGGCAAGAACCCGGACGGTTGCGCCGTGGCCTTCAAGACTTCTCGCTTTTCCCTGCTCTCGTCCAATCCCGTCGAGTACTTCCGGCCGGGCGATGCCCTCTTGAACCGCGACAacgtgggcttggtcctcctcCTGCGGCCGTCCGGCGCCGCCGCTGAcgactttgtgtgtgtggccaACACGCACCTGCTGTACAACCCGCGGCGGGGCGACGTCAAGCTGGCTCAGCTGGCCATCCTTCTGGCCGAGATCGGCCGCTCGGCCCGCCTCTCGGACGGCGCCGCCCACCCGGTGCTTCTGTGCGGGGACTTCAACTCCACGCCGTGGAGTCCGCTTTTCGCCTTCCTCACCAACGGACGGCTCGACTACCGCCACCTTCCCGTCGGCACG GTGTCGGGTCAGGAGAACACTTCTCGGGGCCAGCGCCTGTTGGAGTGTCCCATCTGGTCACCCGCTTTGGGCATCAACCAGCGGTGCCAATACGAGAGCGCCTCGGCCGCATCCTCCTCATCCGCCGCCG CTGAACAAGAAAGCTCCCAGCTGACGGCGAAAGAAGTCGCGCAACGAGCGGTCGCCGACAAGTCTCGTAAAAG GTGGCGTCTGGAGCACGGCGTGCCGTTGCGCTCGTGCTACCCACCTTACCTGGCGCCGGACGGGCGCGGCGCCGTCACCACCTGCCACTCGCGCTGCGCCATGATGGTGGACTACATCCTGTACACGCCGTGCG AGTCGCTTCCCGGCGGGCGGGGCCTTCAGCTGCTGGGCAGGCTGTCACTGGTAGGCCAGCCCGAGTTGGACCGAGTGGACAGGCTGCCCAACGCGCGGCACTCGTCGGACCACTTGCCGCTGCTGGCTCGCTTCCGCTGGATGGTGGGCGAGCGCTCGTGA